One Triticum dicoccoides isolate Atlit2015 ecotype Zavitan chromosome 5B, WEW_v2.0, whole genome shotgun sequence genomic window carries:
- the LOC119309473 gene encoding exocyst complex component EXO70B1-like — MDGSAAAELERAERVVRRWDSTASAPAGGGGGGGGEDQMLFDGGGDRAEAERFLQAVDDLRRLAPPSPGSPRRTSSAGASGAVQVAMARLEDEFRHVLASRAVDLEIEVLADLSSLSMCSDRSSFSDVGDAPPVDDESVESSVGRRSSYRSMRSIREIDLLPPEAVNDLNAIASRMAAAGYDRECVQVYASVRKPAVDSALRRLGVEKLTIGDVQRLEWDALEVKIRRWIRAARAAVRGVFASERRLCFLIFHDLPLSNPTIATPAPTTTPAAPFVETVKGAALQLFGFAEAISIGRRSPEKLFKIIDLHDALVDLLPDVSDIFAASKAGEPIYVQTTEIRARLADAVRGVLSEFENAVLRDPSKTPVPGGTIHPLTRYVMNYIVLISDYKTTLSELIVSRPSASSRVPADGNELTPSFPDLDLPDPDSQLPLSAHLIWTIVVLEHNLEGKASLYKDPALSHLFLMNNVHYIVHKVKDSPELRGLIGDVYLKRLTGKFRLAATAYQRSAWLKILNCLRDEGLHVSGGFSSGISKSALRERFKSFNAAFEEAHRAQSGWYVPDTQLKEELRISIAEKLLPAYRSFLGRFRHHIENGRHPELYIKYTVEDLEISVTDFFEGSPPPPHNRRRSHG, encoded by the coding sequence ATGGACGGATCCGCCGCGGCGGAGCTGGAGAGGGCGGAGAGGGTGGTGAGGCGCTGGGACTCCACGGCGTCCGcgcccgcgggcggcgggggcgggggcggcggggaGGACCAGATGCTGTTCGACGGCGGCGGGGACCGGGCGGAGGCCGAGCGCTTCCTCCAGGCGGTGGACGAcctccgccgcctcgcgccgccgtcCCCCGGCAGCCCGCGCCGCACCTCCTCGGCGGGGGCCTCCGGCGCCGTCCAGGTCGCCATGGCGCGGCTCGAGGACGAGTTCCGCCACGTGCTGGCGTCGCGCGCGGTCGACCTCGAGATCGAGGTGCTCGCCGACCTCAGCTCCCTCTCCATGTGCAGCGACCGCTCCAGCTTCTCCGACGTCGGCGACGCGCCGCCGGTGGACGACGAGTCCGTCGAGTCCTCCGTCGGCCGCCGCAGCAGCTACCGCTCCATGCGCAGCATCCGCGAGATCGACCTCCTCCCGCCCGAAGCCGTCAACGACCTCAACGCCATCGCCTCCCGCATGGCCGCCGCCGGCTACGACCGCGAGTGCGTCCAGGTCTACGCCTCCGTCCGCAAGCCGGCCGTCGACTCCGCCCTGCGCCGCCTCGGCGTCGAGAAGCTTACCATCGGCGACGTCCAGCGGCTCGAGTGGGACGCCCTCGAGGTCAAGATCCGCCGCTGGATCCGCGCAGCCCGCGCCGCCGTCCGCGGCGTTTTCGCCAGCGAGCGCCGCCTTTGCTTCCTCATCTTCCACGACCTTCCCCTCTCCAACCCCACCATCGCCACCCCCGCTCCCACCACGACGCCCGCCGCACCCTTCGTCGAAACCGTCAAGGGCGCCGCGCTGCAGCTCTTTGGCTTTGCCGAGGCCATCAGCATCGGCCGCCGCTCGCCAGAGAAGCTCTTCAAGATCATTGATCTGCACGATGCACTGGTCGATCTGCTGCCTGATGTCTCCGATATCTTCGCCGCCTCCAAGGCCGGGGAACCCATATATGTACAGACTACCGAGATCAGGGCGCGTCTGGCTGATGCTGTCCGTGGGGTACTCTCTGAGTTCGAGAACGCCGTTCTCCGTGACCCCTCCAAGACTCCAGTGCCCGGCGGCACCATCCATCCCCTTACTCGCTATGTGATGAATTACATTGTCCTCATTTCCGACTACAAGACGACACTTTCTGAGCTGATCGTGTCACGGCCATCAGCTAGCTCGCGTGTTCCTGCCGATGGCAATGAGCTCACACCGTCATTTCCTGATCTGGACCTTCCTGATCCTGACAGCCAGTTACCACTTTCTGCTCATCTTATCTGGACTATTGTGGTTCTTGAACACAACCTTGAAGGCAAGGCATCACTCTACAAGGACCCGGCACTCTCTCACTTGTTCCTAATGAACAATGTGCACTATATCGTGCACAAGGTAAAGGACTCGCCTGAGCTCCGGGGACTCATTGGCGATGTGTACCTAAAGCGGCTCACAGGTAAGTTCCGGTTGGCAGCCACAGCTTACCAGCGCAGTGCATGGCTTAAGATCCTGAATTGTCTAAGAGACGAGGGTCTCCATGTCAGCGGTGGCTTTTCATCAGGAATATCCAAATCAGCACTTCGGGAGCGCTTCAAGTCTTTCAATGCTGCGTTCGAGGAGGCACATAGGGCTCAGTCTGGGTGGTATGTGCCTGACACACAGCTGAAAGAAGAACTTAGGATCTCAATAGCAGAGAAGCTGCTCCCAGCATATCGGTCCTTCCTTGGTCGATTCCGGCATCATATTGAGAACGGGAGGCATCCAGAGTTGTACATCAAATACACAGTTGAGGACCTTGAGATATCCGTGACGGATTTCTTCGAGGGGTCTCCACCTCCACCGCATAATAGGAGGAGATCCCATGGATGA
- the LOC119309470 gene encoding transmembrane protein 87A-like codes for MAANTAAARALLLLLLAVAVPSLLRTGEASVHEYSGLSFLNKGNAFILHAGSEGLYAPVSPANATAEEDDDEAAADAFIRFDKITFRRPEEANDSVKETSSSKVQIIVFEIEDREMIGGSAYGGQKAICCTSDLAKLGACVEGSVIYRPSQVNPGWPQLFVASFDGSDLIATLPSRTIPVKKTGMYNMYFIHCDPALAGLEIDGKTIWKNPTGYLPGRMAPLKNFFGLMSFAFVILGIYWFYQYMKFWREVLPLQNCITLVITLGMLEMALWYFEYAEFNETGVRAKAITFWAVTFGTIKRTVARLIILIVSMGYGVVRPTLGGLTSKVVMLGGTFFVATEILELVENLGTVNDLSGKARLFLVYPVAILDASFIVWIFISLAKTLSQLQARRLMAKLDIYRKFTIALAITVLVSIGWIGYEIYFKSTDVFNERWQYAWIIPAFWHALSFSLLCVISYLWAPSQSSMRFTNDASEKFDREDSLSLIRPRPIVSNNGWSIASSTDVKVTKNTDSVTSFDEDDEENKRE; via the exons ATGGCCGCCAACACGGCGGCCGcacgcgccctcctcctcctcctcctcgccgtagCCGTCCCGTCGCTCCTCCGCACCGGCGAGGCCTCGGTGCACGAGTACAGCGGCCTCAGCTTCCTCAACAAGGGCAATGCCTTCATCCTCCACGCCGGCAGCGAGGGCCTCTACGCCCCCGTCTCCCCCGCCAATGCCACCGCCGaggaggacgatgacgaggccgcCGCCGACGCCTTCATACG GTTTGACAAGATTACTTTTAGGAGGCCAGAGGAGGCTAATGATTCTGTGAAAGAAACTAGTTCATCTAAGGTTCAGATAATTGTCTTTGAAATAGAAGATCGTGAAATGATTGGTGGATCGGCATATGGTGGTCAAAAAGCAATTTGTTGTACATCAGATCTTGCAAAGTTGGGAGCTTGTGTTGAAGGCTCTGTCATCTACCGCCCATCGCAGGTGAATCCTGGCTGGCCACAGTTGTTTGTTGCTTCTTTTGATGGAAGTGATCTGATTGCAACGCTGCCTTCAAGGACCATTCCAGTAAAGAAAACTGGGATGTACAACATGTACTTTATACACTGTGACCCGGCACTTGCTGGACTGGAAATCGACGGGAAAACCATATGGAAAAATCCTACTGGCTACCTTCCAGGTCGGATGGCACCTCTTAAGAACTTTTTTGGGCTGATGTCATTTGCTTTCGTGATACTTGGTATCTACTGGTTCTATCAATACATGAAGTTCTGGCGAGAGGTTCTTCCACTTCAGAACTGTATTACTCTTGTTATTACATTGGGTATGCTTGAGATGGCGTTGTGGTATTTTGAATATGCTGAGTTCAATGAGACTGGAGTTCGGGCAAAGGCCATCACATTTTGGGCTGTAACATTTGGGACTATTAAAAGAACAGTGGCTCGTCTTATTATTCTCATTGTCTCGATGGGGTATGGAGTTGTGAGGCCTACTTTGGGTGGTCTGACATCGAAAGTGGTCATGCTTGGAGGAACATTCTTTGTAGCTACAGAAATTCTTGAGCTAGTGGAAAATCTAGGTACTGTGAATGATCTGTCTGGAAAAGCTCGGCTATTTTTGGTCTATCCAGTGGCTATCTTGGATGCTTCATTCATTGTTTGGATATTTATTTCTCTAGCCAAGACCCTTAGCCAACTTCAG GCAAGAAGGTTGATGGCCAAACTTGACATTTATAGGAAATTCACTATTGCATTGGCTATTACTGTTCTGGTATCTATCGGCTGGATTGGCTATGAG ATTTACTTCAAATCGACAGATGTGTTCAATGAGCGGTGGCAGTATGCATGGATAATTCCTGCTTTCTGGCATGCCCTATCATTCTCACTTCTTTGCGTCATTTCCTACCTGTGGGCACCTTCTCAGAGCTCAATGAG ATTTACCAATGACGCAAGTGAAAAGTTTGATCGAGAGGACAGCCTGTCATTAATAAGGCCAAGGCCCATTGTTTCCAACAACGGGTGGAGCATAGCTTCGTCAACAGACGTCAAGGTGACGAAGAACACAGATAGTGTGACATCTTTTGACGAAGATGACGAAGAAAACAAAAGGGAGTAA